From Phragmites australis chromosome 5, lpPhrAust1.1, whole genome shotgun sequence, a single genomic window includes:
- the LOC133919996 gene encoding serine/threonine-protein kinase VPS15-like isoform X1: MGNKIARTTQASATEYYLHDLPSTYNLVLLDVVSRGRFLKSVRCKHDEGLLLVKVYFKRAGEPIDLKEHERRLERIRNAFKGIEGSHVWPFQVWLQTDKAAYLLRQYFFNNLHDRLSTRPFLSQIAKKWLAFQLIHAVEQSHSKGVCHGDIKCENVLVTSWSWLYLADFASFKPTYIPDDDPSDFSFYFDTGGRRRCYLAPERFYEHGGESQVAADAPLQPSMDIFSLGCVLAELFLGGQPLFELSQLLAYRRGQYDPKHTLEKIQDTGIREMILHMIQLDPKERLSCRSYLQKYESVVFPIYFSKFLHKFFSDIVLLGSDARVEKIQENFEKMREIMMGSSKTEQIKKSALCEHSEPYGKQGIRWQMLNSPGDSTKTTTVKKNTPVDHQQIVGDLNFLLKEVEHRSNHTSTKVMKDMEHFVASSTSSASGIQSLQLVNQEGKQTGNCLMVQKNVVFHVQKISKSNLRSLLAGYDGQSDTYSFDIFQQIDSKVSCEGMVLLASLLCSCIRSVKKPELRRASLILLRFSSSYIDDDSRLQLVVPYVIAMLSDPAAIVRCAALETLCDVLCLVQDFPISDTVIFPEYILPMLSLLPDDTEESVRVCYASNIHKLALTAYRFLLRSRSIAEIGPLDESVVPLRPQSAESTAKKQDKIDGRLADLRKSIYEIVQELVMGPKQTPNVRRALLQDIGYLCYFFGHKQSNDFLLPILPAFLNDHDEQLRAVFFGQIVFVCYFIGSRSVEEYLLPYLEQALSNDMEAVLVNALDCLTMMCKSGYLRKRVIVGLFGKAFPLLCYPINWVKRFAVRLVAACSENLGSVDTYVYLCPHLRHFLHREPPSLSSETALLSCLKPPVSKSVLYQALDAQDTGDILLKSGGKKELTVHGGRYPSTAQSGSSTILEDAARLRGPNISSNMSLDVKDSVSSDKSLYSGFALHASPGNSSFYDGLSKGIPSYSVCTDKRGLGETHMVPDSSVYKASIRLPWLEPNHPGVQTRDDHFSSKQQDLSINDSTKRSSSLRGDSISNSDIAEPSFTRSLTRSAVNMETGWRPRGVLVAHLQEHRFSVNDIAVSNDNTFFVTASDDSSIKIWDTRRLEKDIAFRSRLTYSMGTSRALCTTMLHGTSQVVVGASDGTLHLFSVDCARGVGSAVERYSGIVDVKRKDIKEDAILSVINCSSDSFSPTVLFSTEHCGIHKWDTRINSESWSFKSSPEEGYISALVVGPCGNWFISGSSRGVLTLWDNRFLLPVNSWQYSTVSPIEKLCLLILPPNSISSAGRPLVFVAAGCNEVSLWNAENGSCHQMFRTASTENEAVMPKAPSRPLNKSITKDVRRAGNYKYRIEELNDPPVRRPGIRSLLPLPCGDLLTGGTDLNIRYWDQARPEQSFCIAGPSVKEVPAKGVEKDEYYCYDIRSSFGVQVVQEICKQHTTDSKLMHKTQLAMAAADSAGCHRDAILALASFNLSGQRLISASRDGAVKVWK; encoded by the exons ATGGGGAACAAGATCGCGCGGACCACTCAGGCATCGGCGACGGAGTACTACCTCCACGATCTCCCGTCCACGTACAACCTCGTGCTCCTCGATGTCGTCAGCCGCGGCCGCTTCCTCAAGTCCGTCCGCTGCAAGCACGACGAGGGACTACTCCTCGTTAAGGTCTACTTCAAGCGCGCTGGAGAGCCCATCGACCTCAAG GAGCATGAGCGGAGGCTGGAGCGGATCAGGAACGCGTTCAAGGGGATCGAGGGATCCCACGTATGGCCCTTCCAG GTTTGGTTACAAACAGATAAGGCGGCGTATCTCCTGAGGCAGTACTTCTTCAACAACCTGCATGATCGATTAAGTACACGCCCTTTCCTCAGTCAAATTGCGAAGAAATGgcttgcttttcag TTAATCCATGCTGTGGAGCAGAGCCATAGTAAGGGAGTTTGCCATG GTGACATAAAATGTGAGAATGTACTCGTTACTTCTTGGAGTTGGCTATATCTTGCGGACTTCGCATCTTTCAAACCAACTTACATCCCAGATGATGATCCTTCTGATTTTTCATTTTACTTTGACACTGGAGGAAGGCGAAGATGCTATCTAGCCCCAGAA AGATTTTACGAACATGGTGGTGAGTCCCAAGTTGCAGCAGATGCACCTCTGCAACCATCTATGGATATATTTTCTCTAGG GTGTGTTCTCGCTGAACTTTTCCTAGGAGGTCAGCCACTTTTTGAGCTTTCGCAACTTCTGGCGTATCGGCGTGGTCAGTATGACCCCAAACATACCCTAGAAAAG ATACAAGATACTGGTATTCGCGAAATGATACTTCACATGATCCAATTGGACCCAAAAGAAAGGCTATCATGTAGAAGCTATCTGCAAAAATATGAATCTGTTGTATTCccaatttatttttcaaaatttctGCACAAGTTCTTCTCGGATATTGTTCTACTTGGCTCAGATGCCAGG GTTGAGAAGATtcaagaaaattttgaaaagatGCGTGAAATAATGATGGGCAGCTCAAAAACTGAACAAATCAAGAAGTCTGCTTTGTGTGAGCATAGTGAACCATATGGGAAACAAGGCATCAGATGGCAAATGTTAAACTCACCAGGAGATTCTACGAAAACTACAACAGTTAAGAAAAATACTCCTGTAGACCATCAACAGATTGTTGGAGATCTCAATTTCCTCCTCAAAGAAGTGGAGCACAGGAGCAACCACACAAGCACAAAGGTCATGAAAGACATGGAACATTTTGTTGCATCAAGCACTTCCAGTGCAAGTGGTATTCAGTCCTTGCAGCTGGTTAATCAAGAAGGAAAACAAACTGGAAATTGTTTAATGGTCCAGAAAAATGTTGTATTCCATGTGCAGAAGATATCAAAGAGTAATTTACGCTCCTTATTGGCTGGTTATGATGGCCAATCGGATACCTATAGCTTTGACATTTTTCAACAGATAGACTCCAAGGTGAGCTGTGAGGGCATGGTCTTGCTGGCCTCGTTACTCTGCTCATGCATACGCAGTGTGAAAAAACCTGAGCTAAGAAGGGCCAGTCTCATTCTTCTGAGGTTTTCTTCCTCATATATAGATGATGATAGTCGCTTGCAGCTAGTGGTTCCCTATGTGATTGCGATGCTTTCAGATCCAGCTGCCATTGTCCGCTGCGCTGCTTTGGAAACCTTATGTGATGTTCTTTGTCTTGTTCAAGACTTTCCTATCAGTGATACAGTGATATTCCCAGAGTACATCCTCCCAATGCTCTCTTTGCTCCCTGATGATACGGAGGAGAGTGTTAGAGTTTGCTATGCCAGCAACATTCATAAGCTGGCTTTAACAGCTTATAGATTCCTACTTCGTTCTCGTAGCATAGCTGAAATTGGGCCTCTGGATGAATCAGTGGTACCTCTCAGACCACAGTCTGCAGAATCAACAGCGAAGAAGCAAGATAAAATTGATGGCCGACTTGCAGATCTGAGAAAATCTATTTATGAAATTGTGCAAGAGTTGGTAATGGGACCAAAGCAAACACCTAATGTCCGTAGAGCTCTTCTGCAAGACATAGGTTATTTGTGTTACTTCTTTGGGCACAAACAAAGCAATGATTTTCTTCTCCCTATACTTCCAGCATTTCTAAATGACCATGATGAGCAGCTCCGTGCAGTTTTCTTTGGTCAGATTGTCTTTGTTTGCTATTTTATTGGTTCAAGAAGTGTTGAGGAATATCTTTTGCCATATCTTGAACAGGCACTAAGTAATGATATGGAGGCTGTTCTTGTAAATGCACTTGATTGCTTGACCATGATGTGCAAAAGTGGTTATTTGAGGAAAAGAGTAATTGTTGGTCTATTTGGAAAGGCTTTTCCCTTGCTGTGCTATCCAATCAATTGGGTTAAACGGTTTGCTGTAAGACTTGTTGCTGCCTGTAGTGAGAACTTAGGGTCTGTAGATACTTATGTGTATCTTTGTCCACATCTAAGGCATTTCCTACACAGAGAGCCACCTTCATTATCCTCTGAAACTGCTCTTCTTTCATGTCTTAAACCTCCAGTCTCAAAATCAGTCTTATACCAAGCTTTAGATGCTCAGGACACAGGAGACATTTTACTGAAGAGTGGTGGCAAAAAAGAACTGACAGTACATGGTGGAAGATACCCTTCTACAGCACAAAGTGGATCCTCAACCATTCTTGAAGATGCTGCAAGATTGAGAGGCCCAAATATTTCCAGCAACATGTCTTTGGACGTCAAAGATTCAGTTTCTTCTGATAAATCATTATATTCTGGCTTTGCACTACATGCATCTCCTGGGAATAGTTCCTTTTATGATGGCTTGTCTAAAGGAATACCATCATATTCTGTTTGTACTGATAAGCGGGGTTTAGGAGAAACACACATGGTCCCTGATTCATCGGTTTATAAAGCTTCAATAAGGCTACCTTGGTTGGAACCCAACCATCCGGGTGTGCAGACTAGAGATGACCATTTTAGTAGCAAGCAGCAAGATTTAAGCATCAATGACTCTACAAAGAGAAGTTCCTCTTTGCGAGGGGATAGCATTTCAAACTCTGATATTGCAGAGCCGTCCTTCACTAGATCACTCACTAGATCAGCAGTGAACATGGAGACTGGATGGAGGCCTCGTGGGGTTCTAGTGGCACATCTGCAGGAACATCGCTTTTCTGTCAATGATATTGCCGTATCTAATGACAATACCTTTTTTGTGACTGCTTCGGATGACTCAAGTATCAAGATATGGGATACAAGAAGGTTGGAAAAGGACATTGCCTTCAGATCAAGGTTAACGTATAGCATGGGTACTAGTCGAGCTCTATGTACAACAATGCTTCATGGTACATCACAGGTTGTTGTTGGTGCCAGTGATGGAACATTACACTTGTTTTCTGTTGATTGTGCACGTGGCGTTGGGAGTGCTGTGGAAAGATATTCTGGCATTGTTGATGTAAAAAGGAAAGATATAAAAGAAGACGCAATTCTCAGTGTCATAAATTGTTCATCTGACAGCTTTAGCCCAACTGTGCTTTTCAGCACTGAACATTGTGGCATCCATAAATGGGATACAAGGATCAACTCAGAATCTTGGTCATTTAAATCCTCACCGGAGGAGGGATATATATCGGCACTTGTAGTGGGGCCGTGTGGAAATTGGTTCATCTCAGGTTCCTCAAGAGGTGTTCTTACGTTGTGGGATAATAGGTTTTTGCTGCCTGTTAATTCATGGCAATATTCCACAGTAAGTCCTATAGAGAAATTGTGCTTGCTTATACTACCACCAAATTCAATATCTTCTGCTGGAAGGCCATTGGTTTTTGTCGCTGCTGGCTGCAATGAAGTTTCCCTATGGAATGCTGAGAATGGAAGCTGCCACCAG ATGTTTAGAACGGCAAGCACAGAAAATGAAGCTGTGATGCCAAAGGCACCATCAAGACCTCTTAACAAATCAATCACCAAAGATGTGAGACGAGCAGGAAATTATAAGTACAGAATTGAGGAATTGAACGACCCACCTGTACGCCGTCCGGGCATCCGCTCATTGCTTCCCTTACCATGTGGTGACCTCTTGACCGGAGGAACAGACTTGAATATTCGTTACTGGGACCAGGCCAG ACCTGAGCAAAGCTTCTGTATTGCTGGCCCCTCGGTGAAAGAAGTTCCAGCAAAAGGAGTTGAAAAGGACGAGTATTACTGTTATGATATAAGATCCAGTTTTGGAGTACAGGTTGTGCAG GAAATATGCAAACAGCATACCACGGACTCCAAGTTGATGCACAAAACTCAGCTCGCGATGGCTGCCGCAGATTCCGCCGGGTGCCACCGTGATGCAATACTTGCGTTGGCATCCTTCAATTTGTCGGGGCAAAGGTTGATATCAGCCAGTAGAGACGGTGCTGTCAAAGTGTGGAAATAG
- the LOC133919996 gene encoding serine/threonine-protein kinase VPS15-like isoform X2 → MACFSEMVVDLDHLVVQLIHAVEQSHSKGVCHGDIKCENVLVTSWSWLYLADFASFKPTYIPDDDPSDFSFYFDTGGRRRCYLAPERFYEHGGESQVAADAPLQPSMDIFSLGCVLAELFLGGQPLFELSQLLAYRRGQYDPKHTLEKIQDTGIREMILHMIQLDPKERLSCRSYLQKYESVVFPIYFSKFLHKFFSDIVLLGSDARVEKIQENFEKMREIMMGSSKTEQIKKSALCEHSEPYGKQGIRWQMLNSPGDSTKTTTVKKNTPVDHQQIVGDLNFLLKEVEHRSNHTSTKVMKDMEHFVASSTSSASGIQSLQLVNQEGKQTGNCLMVQKNVVFHVQKISKSNLRSLLAGYDGQSDTYSFDIFQQIDSKVSCEGMVLLASLLCSCIRSVKKPELRRASLILLRFSSSYIDDDSRLQLVVPYVIAMLSDPAAIVRCAALETLCDVLCLVQDFPISDTVIFPEYILPMLSLLPDDTEESVRVCYASNIHKLALTAYRFLLRSRSIAEIGPLDESVVPLRPQSAESTAKKQDKIDGRLADLRKSIYEIVQELVMGPKQTPNVRRALLQDIGYLCYFFGHKQSNDFLLPILPAFLNDHDEQLRAVFFGQIVFVCYFIGSRSVEEYLLPYLEQALSNDMEAVLVNALDCLTMMCKSGYLRKRVIVGLFGKAFPLLCYPINWVKRFAVRLVAACSENLGSVDTYVYLCPHLRHFLHREPPSLSSETALLSCLKPPVSKSVLYQALDAQDTGDILLKSGGKKELTVHGGRYPSTAQSGSSTILEDAARLRGPNISSNMSLDVKDSVSSDKSLYSGFALHASPGNSSFYDGLSKGIPSYSVCTDKRGLGETHMVPDSSVYKASIRLPWLEPNHPGVQTRDDHFSSKQQDLSINDSTKRSSSLRGDSISNSDIAEPSFTRSLTRSAVNMETGWRPRGVLVAHLQEHRFSVNDIAVSNDNTFFVTASDDSSIKIWDTRRLEKDIAFRSRLTYSMGTSRALCTTMLHGTSQVVVGASDGTLHLFSVDCARGVGSAVERYSGIVDVKRKDIKEDAILSVINCSSDSFSPTVLFSTEHCGIHKWDTRINSESWSFKSSPEEGYISALVVGPCGNWFISGSSRGVLTLWDNRFLLPVNSWQYSTVSPIEKLCLLILPPNSISSAGRPLVFVAAGCNEVSLWNAENGSCHQMFRTASTENEAVMPKAPSRPLNKSITKDVRRAGNYKYRIEELNDPPVRRPGIRSLLPLPCGDLLTGGTDLNIRYWDQARPEQSFCIAGPSVKEVPAKGVEKDEYYCYDIRSSFGVQVVQEICKQHTTDSKLMHKTQLAMAAADSAGCHRDAILALASFNLSGQRLISASRDGAVKVWK, encoded by the exons ATGgcttgcttttcag aGATGGTTGTCGACTTAGATCATTTGGTTGTGCAGTTAATCCATGCTGTGGAGCAGAGCCATAGTAAGGGAGTTTGCCATG GTGACATAAAATGTGAGAATGTACTCGTTACTTCTTGGAGTTGGCTATATCTTGCGGACTTCGCATCTTTCAAACCAACTTACATCCCAGATGATGATCCTTCTGATTTTTCATTTTACTTTGACACTGGAGGAAGGCGAAGATGCTATCTAGCCCCAGAA AGATTTTACGAACATGGTGGTGAGTCCCAAGTTGCAGCAGATGCACCTCTGCAACCATCTATGGATATATTTTCTCTAGG GTGTGTTCTCGCTGAACTTTTCCTAGGAGGTCAGCCACTTTTTGAGCTTTCGCAACTTCTGGCGTATCGGCGTGGTCAGTATGACCCCAAACATACCCTAGAAAAG ATACAAGATACTGGTATTCGCGAAATGATACTTCACATGATCCAATTGGACCCAAAAGAAAGGCTATCATGTAGAAGCTATCTGCAAAAATATGAATCTGTTGTATTCccaatttatttttcaaaatttctGCACAAGTTCTTCTCGGATATTGTTCTACTTGGCTCAGATGCCAGG GTTGAGAAGATtcaagaaaattttgaaaagatGCGTGAAATAATGATGGGCAGCTCAAAAACTGAACAAATCAAGAAGTCTGCTTTGTGTGAGCATAGTGAACCATATGGGAAACAAGGCATCAGATGGCAAATGTTAAACTCACCAGGAGATTCTACGAAAACTACAACAGTTAAGAAAAATACTCCTGTAGACCATCAACAGATTGTTGGAGATCTCAATTTCCTCCTCAAAGAAGTGGAGCACAGGAGCAACCACACAAGCACAAAGGTCATGAAAGACATGGAACATTTTGTTGCATCAAGCACTTCCAGTGCAAGTGGTATTCAGTCCTTGCAGCTGGTTAATCAAGAAGGAAAACAAACTGGAAATTGTTTAATGGTCCAGAAAAATGTTGTATTCCATGTGCAGAAGATATCAAAGAGTAATTTACGCTCCTTATTGGCTGGTTATGATGGCCAATCGGATACCTATAGCTTTGACATTTTTCAACAGATAGACTCCAAGGTGAGCTGTGAGGGCATGGTCTTGCTGGCCTCGTTACTCTGCTCATGCATACGCAGTGTGAAAAAACCTGAGCTAAGAAGGGCCAGTCTCATTCTTCTGAGGTTTTCTTCCTCATATATAGATGATGATAGTCGCTTGCAGCTAGTGGTTCCCTATGTGATTGCGATGCTTTCAGATCCAGCTGCCATTGTCCGCTGCGCTGCTTTGGAAACCTTATGTGATGTTCTTTGTCTTGTTCAAGACTTTCCTATCAGTGATACAGTGATATTCCCAGAGTACATCCTCCCAATGCTCTCTTTGCTCCCTGATGATACGGAGGAGAGTGTTAGAGTTTGCTATGCCAGCAACATTCATAAGCTGGCTTTAACAGCTTATAGATTCCTACTTCGTTCTCGTAGCATAGCTGAAATTGGGCCTCTGGATGAATCAGTGGTACCTCTCAGACCACAGTCTGCAGAATCAACAGCGAAGAAGCAAGATAAAATTGATGGCCGACTTGCAGATCTGAGAAAATCTATTTATGAAATTGTGCAAGAGTTGGTAATGGGACCAAAGCAAACACCTAATGTCCGTAGAGCTCTTCTGCAAGACATAGGTTATTTGTGTTACTTCTTTGGGCACAAACAAAGCAATGATTTTCTTCTCCCTATACTTCCAGCATTTCTAAATGACCATGATGAGCAGCTCCGTGCAGTTTTCTTTGGTCAGATTGTCTTTGTTTGCTATTTTATTGGTTCAAGAAGTGTTGAGGAATATCTTTTGCCATATCTTGAACAGGCACTAAGTAATGATATGGAGGCTGTTCTTGTAAATGCACTTGATTGCTTGACCATGATGTGCAAAAGTGGTTATTTGAGGAAAAGAGTAATTGTTGGTCTATTTGGAAAGGCTTTTCCCTTGCTGTGCTATCCAATCAATTGGGTTAAACGGTTTGCTGTAAGACTTGTTGCTGCCTGTAGTGAGAACTTAGGGTCTGTAGATACTTATGTGTATCTTTGTCCACATCTAAGGCATTTCCTACACAGAGAGCCACCTTCATTATCCTCTGAAACTGCTCTTCTTTCATGTCTTAAACCTCCAGTCTCAAAATCAGTCTTATACCAAGCTTTAGATGCTCAGGACACAGGAGACATTTTACTGAAGAGTGGTGGCAAAAAAGAACTGACAGTACATGGTGGAAGATACCCTTCTACAGCACAAAGTGGATCCTCAACCATTCTTGAAGATGCTGCAAGATTGAGAGGCCCAAATATTTCCAGCAACATGTCTTTGGACGTCAAAGATTCAGTTTCTTCTGATAAATCATTATATTCTGGCTTTGCACTACATGCATCTCCTGGGAATAGTTCCTTTTATGATGGCTTGTCTAAAGGAATACCATCATATTCTGTTTGTACTGATAAGCGGGGTTTAGGAGAAACACACATGGTCCCTGATTCATCGGTTTATAAAGCTTCAATAAGGCTACCTTGGTTGGAACCCAACCATCCGGGTGTGCAGACTAGAGATGACCATTTTAGTAGCAAGCAGCAAGATTTAAGCATCAATGACTCTACAAAGAGAAGTTCCTCTTTGCGAGGGGATAGCATTTCAAACTCTGATATTGCAGAGCCGTCCTTCACTAGATCACTCACTAGATCAGCAGTGAACATGGAGACTGGATGGAGGCCTCGTGGGGTTCTAGTGGCACATCTGCAGGAACATCGCTTTTCTGTCAATGATATTGCCGTATCTAATGACAATACCTTTTTTGTGACTGCTTCGGATGACTCAAGTATCAAGATATGGGATACAAGAAGGTTGGAAAAGGACATTGCCTTCAGATCAAGGTTAACGTATAGCATGGGTACTAGTCGAGCTCTATGTACAACAATGCTTCATGGTACATCACAGGTTGTTGTTGGTGCCAGTGATGGAACATTACACTTGTTTTCTGTTGATTGTGCACGTGGCGTTGGGAGTGCTGTGGAAAGATATTCTGGCATTGTTGATGTAAAAAGGAAAGATATAAAAGAAGACGCAATTCTCAGTGTCATAAATTGTTCATCTGACAGCTTTAGCCCAACTGTGCTTTTCAGCACTGAACATTGTGGCATCCATAAATGGGATACAAGGATCAACTCAGAATCTTGGTCATTTAAATCCTCACCGGAGGAGGGATATATATCGGCACTTGTAGTGGGGCCGTGTGGAAATTGGTTCATCTCAGGTTCCTCAAGAGGTGTTCTTACGTTGTGGGATAATAGGTTTTTGCTGCCTGTTAATTCATGGCAATATTCCACAGTAAGTCCTATAGAGAAATTGTGCTTGCTTATACTACCACCAAATTCAATATCTTCTGCTGGAAGGCCATTGGTTTTTGTCGCTGCTGGCTGCAATGAAGTTTCCCTATGGAATGCTGAGAATGGAAGCTGCCACCAG ATGTTTAGAACGGCAAGCACAGAAAATGAAGCTGTGATGCCAAAGGCACCATCAAGACCTCTTAACAAATCAATCACCAAAGATGTGAGACGAGCAGGAAATTATAAGTACAGAATTGAGGAATTGAACGACCCACCTGTACGCCGTCCGGGCATCCGCTCATTGCTTCCCTTACCATGTGGTGACCTCTTGACCGGAGGAACAGACTTGAATATTCGTTACTGGGACCAGGCCAG ACCTGAGCAAAGCTTCTGTATTGCTGGCCCCTCGGTGAAAGAAGTTCCAGCAAAAGGAGTTGAAAAGGACGAGTATTACTGTTATGATATAAGATCCAGTTTTGGAGTACAGGTTGTGCAG GAAATATGCAAACAGCATACCACGGACTCCAAGTTGATGCACAAAACTCAGCTCGCGATGGCTGCCGCAGATTCCGCCGGGTGCCACCGTGATGCAATACTTGCGTTGGCATCCTTCAATTTGTCGGGGCAAAGGTTGATATCAGCCAGTAGAGACGGTGCTGTCAAAGTGTGGAAATAG